From Deferrisoma camini S3R1, the proteins below share one genomic window:
- a CDS encoding glycerate kinase type-2 family protein yields MRIFRAAVAAAGPHDAVRRHLAWEDGAVVVTQEDGRTTRVPVGPGGRVWVVGAGKGSAPMAAAVEEVLGDRIAGGLVCVKDGHGLPLERVEVVEASHPVPDARGVAAGRRILGIVRAAQAGDVVVSVLSGGGSALLAAPAEGIGLDDVQEVTRLLLSSGAAIGELNAVRKHLSQVKGGYLAAAAHPARVVNLVLSDVIGDRLDVIASGPFSPDPTTFGDAKEVLVRREVWDRVPEPVRRHLEAGVRGEVPDTPKPGDPRLEGVVHAIVGSNRKSLEAAAAAARELGYAPLMLTSRLEGEAREVARVLAAVACEVREAGNPLPAPACILAGGETTVTIRGHGKGGRNQELALALGLALEGWDGVVGLSGGTDGTDGPTDAAGGIATPSTARRGRDRGLDPEAFLRNNDSYRYLEAVGDLIVTGPTRTNVMDVQVLLVAP; encoded by the coding sequence GTGCGCATCTTCCGGGCCGCCGTGGCGGCGGCCGGTCCCCACGACGCGGTGCGCCGCCACCTGGCCTGGGAGGACGGGGCGGTGGTGGTGACGCAGGAGGACGGCCGGACCACCCGGGTGCCGGTGGGGCCGGGGGGCAGGGTGTGGGTGGTGGGGGCCGGCAAGGGGTCCGCGCCGATGGCCGCCGCCGTGGAGGAGGTGCTGGGCGACCGGATCGCGGGGGGGCTGGTGTGTGTCAAGGACGGCCACGGGCTGCCCCTGGAGCGGGTCGAGGTGGTGGAGGCGTCCCACCCCGTACCGGACGCCCGGGGGGTGGCCGCGGGCCGCCGGATCCTGGGGATCGTGCGGGCCGCCCAGGCCGGCGACGTGGTGGTCTCGGTGCTGTCCGGAGGGGGGTCGGCGCTGCTGGCGGCGCCGGCCGAGGGGATCGGGCTCGACGACGTGCAGGAGGTGACCCGGCTGCTCCTTTCGAGCGGCGCCGCGATCGGCGAGCTCAACGCGGTGCGCAAGCACCTCTCCCAGGTGAAGGGCGGGTACCTGGCGGCCGCGGCCCACCCGGCGCGGGTGGTGAACCTGGTGCTCTCGGACGTGATCGGCGACCGGCTCGACGTGATCGCGTCGGGCCCGTTCTCCCCCGATCCCACCACCTTCGGGGATGCGAAGGAGGTCCTGGTCCGGCGGGAGGTCTGGGACCGGGTGCCCGAGCCGGTGCGCCGTCACCTGGAGGCCGGGGTGCGGGGTGAGGTGCCCGACACCCCCAAACCCGGCGACCCCCGGCTGGAGGGGGTGGTCCACGCGATCGTGGGGTCGAACCGCAAGAGCCTCGAGGCCGCCGCCGCCGCGGCCCGGGAGCTCGGGTACGCCCCGCTGATGCTCACCTCGCGCCTGGAGGGGGAGGCCCGGGAGGTGGCCCGGGTGCTGGCCGCGGTGGCCTGCGAGGTTCGGGAGGCCGGCAACCCCCTGCCCGCGCCTGCCTGCATCCTGGCCGGGGGGGAGACCACGGTCACGATCCGGGGCCACGGCAAGGGCGGGCGGAACCAGGAGCTGGCGCTGGCCCTGGGGCTCGCCCTGGAGGGGTGGGACGGGGTGGTCGGGCTCTCCGGGGGAACCGACGGCACCGACGGCCCCACGGACGCGGCCGGGGGCATCGCCACCCCCTCCACGGCCCGCCGGGGCCGGGACCGGGGGCTGGACCCGGAGGCGTTCCTGCGGAACAACGACAGCTACCGGTACCTGGAGGCGGTGGGGGACCTGATCGTGACCGGCCCCACCCGCACCAACGTGATGGACGTGCAGGTGCTGCTGGTGGCCCCCTGA
- the resB gene encoding cytochrome c biogenesis protein ResB produces the protein MKKSSNKGLGKRLFDFFASIKLSVVVLIALAATSVFGTVIQQHEKFAVYVAEYGEGVARVIRVLGLDDMYHSWWFQLLLVLLLVNITFCSLKRLPHAVRLMNYRDPVFDGKPVAIHEKWTKRVKGADVAAVADAIEGLLRRRLRRVYREERDGAVYLLGTRGGWSRMGVYVTHFSLFLFGIGALVGALWGFKGFVNIPEGQSVSQVRLRGGGVKDLGFEVRCDDFQVTFYTDRQGRSTGRPRDYISDLTVLENGREVLRKRIEVNDPLIYKGIYFYQSSYGQAGGRAAWLTVFGPRRNILFHRRKVARGASVDLENGDRLVLRELTGDFRGMGPAVEVVLQPAEGKPQTTVVFQAPEGNHRKLGGYVIRLDGVETVMYTGLQVAKDPGVPIIWAGCILITLGLMIAFFLSHRRVWARVRPADRGGVEVFLGGNASRNRIAFERWFADLCTEAQEVFEK, from the coding sequence TTGAAGAAGTCGTCGAACAAGGGTCTCGGCAAGAGGCTTTTCGATTTCTTCGCCTCGATCAAGCTGAGCGTGGTGGTCCTGATCGCCCTGGCGGCGACCAGCGTGTTCGGCACCGTGATCCAGCAGCACGAGAAGTTCGCGGTGTACGTCGCCGAGTACGGCGAGGGCGTGGCCCGGGTCATCCGGGTTCTGGGCCTGGACGACATGTACCACTCCTGGTGGTTCCAGCTGCTGCTGGTGCTGCTCCTGGTGAACATCACGTTCTGCTCCCTGAAGCGGCTGCCCCACGCCGTGCGGCTGATGAACTACCGGGACCCGGTGTTCGACGGCAAGCCGGTGGCGATCCACGAGAAGTGGACCAAGCGGGTGAAGGGCGCCGACGTGGCGGCCGTGGCCGACGCGATCGAGGGGTTGCTGCGCCGGCGTCTGCGGCGGGTGTACCGGGAGGAGCGGGACGGCGCCGTGTACCTGCTGGGCACCCGGGGCGGGTGGAGCCGCATGGGCGTGTACGTGACCCACTTCAGCCTGTTCCTGTTCGGCATCGGCGCCCTGGTGGGGGCCCTGTGGGGGTTCAAGGGGTTCGTGAACATCCCCGAGGGCCAGAGCGTGAGCCAGGTGCGGCTCCGGGGGGGCGGGGTGAAGGACCTGGGGTTCGAGGTGCGGTGCGACGATTTCCAGGTCACCTTCTACACGGACCGCCAGGGCCGGTCCACGGGCAGGCCCCGGGACTACATCAGCGACCTGACCGTGCTGGAGAACGGCCGGGAGGTGTTGAGAAAGCGGATCGAGGTGAACGATCCGCTCATCTACAAGGGGATCTACTTCTATCAGTCGTCCTACGGCCAGGCCGGCGGCCGGGCGGCCTGGCTGACGGTGTTCGGGCCCCGGCGGAACATCCTGTTCCACCGGCGCAAGGTGGCCCGGGGCGCCTCCGTGGACCTGGAGAACGGCGACCGGCTGGTCCTGCGGGAGCTCACCGGCGACTTCCGGGGCATGGGGCCGGCGGTGGAAGTGGTGCTGCAGCCGGCCGAGGGGAAGCCCCAGACCACGGTGGTGTTCCAGGCGCCCGAAGGGAACCACCGGAAGCTGGGCGGGTACGTGATCCGGCTCGACGGGGTGGAGACCGTCATGTACACCGGGCTCCAGGTGGCCAAGGATCCCGGGGTGCCGATCATCTGGGCCGGGTGCATCCTGATCACCCTGGGGTTGATGATCGCCTTCTTCCTGAGCCATCGGAGGGTGTGGGCCCGGGTCCGGCCGGCCGACAGGGGCGGGGTCGAGGTGTTCCTGGGCGGCAACGCCAGCCGCAACCGGATCGCGTTCGAGCGCTGGTTCGCGGACTTGTGCACCGAGGCGCAAGAAGTTTTTGAAAAGTAG
- the folE2 gene encoding GTP cyclohydrolase FolE2: MLEDIQSRKDHRRIAIDKVGVKDIVYPITVLDKTHGEQHTVATVNMYVGLPHHFKGTHMSRFVEVLNEHRHGIAVGSVRPILETIRERLDAVSAHLELRFPYFMEKRAPVSRAPSLMAYPCALKGSLEGDEFDLVAEVGVPVTSVCPCSKAISAGGAHNQRSQVTVNVRFREFVWLEDLIHLVESRASCEVFSLLKRSDEKYVTERAYNNPKFVEDIVRDVAQALLRDPNVTWFSVEAENFESIHNHNAYAYVEKW; encoded by the coding sequence GTGCTCGAAGACATCCAGAGCCGCAAGGACCACCGCCGGATCGCCATCGACAAGGTGGGGGTCAAGGACATCGTGTACCCCATCACCGTGCTCGACAAGACCCACGGCGAGCAGCACACCGTGGCCACGGTGAACATGTACGTGGGGCTGCCCCACCACTTCAAGGGCACCCACATGAGCCGGTTCGTCGAGGTTCTCAACGAGCACCGGCACGGCATCGCCGTGGGCAGCGTCCGGCCGATCCTCGAGACCATCCGCGAACGGCTGGACGCGGTGTCGGCCCATCTGGAGCTGCGGTTCCCCTACTTCATGGAGAAGCGGGCGCCGGTGAGCCGGGCGCCGTCCCTGATGGCGTACCCGTGCGCGCTGAAGGGGTCGCTGGAGGGGGACGAGTTCGATCTGGTGGCCGAGGTGGGCGTGCCGGTCACCAGCGTGTGCCCCTGCTCCAAGGCCATCAGCGCCGGCGGGGCCCACAACCAGCGGTCGCAGGTCACGGTGAACGTGCGCTTCCGGGAGTTCGTGTGGCTCGAGGATCTGATCCACCTGGTGGAGAGCCGGGCCTCCTGCGAGGTGTTCAGCCTTCTCAAACGCAGCGACGAGAAGTACGTGACCGAGCGGGCCTACAACAATCCCAAGTTTGTGGAGGACATCGTCCGGGACGTGGCCCAGGCGCTGCTGCGGGACCCGAACGTGACCTGGTTCTCGGTGGAAGCCGAGAACTTCGAGAGCATCCACAACCACAACGCGTACGCGTACGTGGAGAAGTGGTAG
- the queD gene encoding 6-carboxytetrahydropterin synthase QueD yields MYEVKIEEHFAAAHNLRGYQGQCEALHGHNWKVEVVVRADRLDDTGLALDFQDLKQATREVLARLDHAYLNELEAFREHNPSSERIAEYVCAEVARRIDREGVRVHRVTAWESNRAAATFIRD; encoded by the coding sequence ATGTACGAGGTGAAGATCGAGGAGCACTTCGCGGCGGCCCACAACCTGCGGGGGTACCAGGGCCAGTGCGAGGCCCTGCACGGCCACAACTGGAAGGTGGAGGTGGTGGTGCGCGCCGATCGCCTGGACGACACGGGCCTGGCCCTGGACTTCCAGGATCTGAAGCAGGCCACCCGGGAGGTGCTGGCCCGGCTGGACCACGCCTACCTGAACGAGCTCGAGGCGTTTCGGGAGCACAACCCCTCGTCGGAGCGCATCGCCGAGTACGTCTGCGCCGAGGTGGCCCGCCGGATCGACCGGGAGGGCGTGCGGGTCCACCGGGTGACGGCGTGGGAGAGCAACCGGGCCGCGGCCACCTTCATCCGGGACTGA
- the mltG gene encoding endolytic transglycosylase MltG, whose product MAAARRQGWWTAAALAAGLGWVAAVWFATGVTRPRALGSAELTVPRGATAREVAGVLAGAGLFPHPWVARAAVALWSDPRGLKAGTYRFEGPVSAAGVLAAVEAGRVALVRVVLPEGLTAREMARILGRAGVTDPDRFEALCYAPGSAGRWGLPGPTLEGYLFPDTYEMAPGLAPESVVDALVGRFRQVVEELEPLARARELGLREWVTLASIVEKETGVAEERPLVAAVFWNRLARGMRLESDPTVIYGIPEFDGNLTREHLRTDHPYNTYVRRGLPPGPVANPGRASLEAVVRPARVPYLYFVSRNDGTHVFSTTYEEHRRWVRQYQGGGRGRR is encoded by the coding sequence ATGGCCGCGGCACGCCGCCAGGGGTGGTGGACCGCGGCCGCCCTGGCCGCCGGTCTGGGATGGGTGGCGGCCGTTTGGTTCGCCACCGGGGTGACCCGGCCCCGAGCCCTGGGGTCGGCCGAGCTCACCGTCCCCCGGGGGGCCACGGCCCGGGAGGTGGCCGGGGTGCTGGCGGGTGCGGGGCTGTTCCCCCACCCCTGGGTGGCCCGGGCCGCCGTGGCCCTGTGGAGCGACCCCCGCGGCCTGAAGGCGGGCACGTACCGGTTCGAGGGCCCCGTCTCCGCGGCCGGGGTGCTGGCCGCGGTCGAGGCGGGCCGGGTGGCGCTGGTGCGGGTCGTGCTGCCCGAGGGGCTGACCGCCCGGGAGATGGCCCGGATCCTCGGCCGGGCCGGAGTCACGGACCCGGACCGGTTCGAGGCCCTGTGCTACGCGCCCGGCTCGGCCGGGCGGTGGGGGCTGCCGGGCCCGACCCTCGAAGGCTACCTCTTCCCCGACACCTACGAGATGGCCCCCGGCCTGGCCCCCGAGTCCGTGGTGGACGCCCTGGTCGGGCGGTTCCGGCAGGTGGTGGAGGAGCTCGAGCCCCTCGCCCGGGCCCGGGAGCTGGGGCTTCGGGAGTGGGTGACCCTGGCCTCGATCGTGGAGAAGGAGACCGGGGTGGCCGAGGAGCGGCCGCTCGTGGCGGCCGTGTTCTGGAACCGCCTGGCCCGGGGGATGCGCCTGGAGAGCGACCCCACGGTGATCTACGGCATCCCGGAGTTCGACGGCAACCTGACCCGCGAGCACCTGAGGACCGATCACCCCTACAACACCTACGTGCGGCGGGGGCTGCCACCGGGGCCCGTGGCCAACCCCGGCCGGGCGAGCCTGGAGGCCGTGGTGCGGCCCGCCCGGGTGCCGTACCTGTACTTCGTCAGCCGGAACGACGGCACCCACGTCTTTTCGACCACCTACGAGGAGCACCGTCGATGGGTGCGGCAGTACCAGGGGGGCGGACGCGGGCGGCGCTGA
- a CDS encoding SurA N-terminal domain-containing protein: MGAAVPGGRTRAALIAALAVGLAAGSAAGALVDALVGRVDGYAVTWSEVRREAAIRRLEGRPQGERVPRVVRDALVRRRLFVAEARRLRLEASDEEIEAELRALSARCGRPNPELCRVLGLDPEHLRLRERQEVLARKYLAFRRELTFVPLTDVMRFIRENGERLSGSSPLDLRGEVREYLLERKFRKELEEWIREQVKAGRVELLPLPEEKGG; this comes from the coding sequence ATGGGTGCGGCAGTACCAGGGGGGCGGACGCGGGCGGCGCTGATCGCGGCCCTGGCCGTGGGGCTGGCGGCCGGGTCGGCCGCCGGCGCGTTGGTGGACGCCCTGGTGGGGCGGGTGGACGGCTACGCCGTGACCTGGAGCGAGGTCCGCCGGGAGGCGGCCATCCGGAGGCTGGAGGGCCGGCCCCAAGGGGAGCGGGTGCCCAGGGTCGTGCGCGACGCCCTGGTCCGGCGCCGGCTGTTCGTGGCCGAGGCCCGGCGGCTGCGGCTGGAGGCCTCCGACGAGGAGATCGAGGCCGAGCTGAGGGCCCTGAGCGCCCGCTGCGGTCGGCCCAACCCGGAGCTGTGCCGGGTTCTGGGGCTCGATCCGGAGCATCTCAGACTTCGGGAACGTCAGGAGGTATTGGCTCGTAAGTACCTGGCGTTCCGGAGGGAACTCACGTTCGTCCCCCTAACCGATGTGATGCGGTTCATCCGGGAGAACGGGGAACGGCTGTCGGGCTCGAGCCCCTTGGACCTCCGGGGGGAGGTCCGGGAGTATCTCCTGGAACGGAAGTTCCGAAAGGAGCTGGAGGAATGGATACGAGAGCAGGTGAAGGCCGGGCGCGTGGAGCTGCTGCCGCTTCCGGAGGAGAAGGGCGGCTGA
- a CDS encoding cytochrome c3 family protein yields the protein MRLLAAAAALVLLLAGTGLAQEGCVTDQCHSNMGKATYVHGPVGAGQCVVCHEDGNPDHPTKSGQDFKLAFGGGKELCYACHDRKDANRTVHKPVATGDCVACHDPHQSDAELQLKKPTTSELCFSCHENNKTNKSFVHGPVAAGDCNICHNPHSSPYPNLTEEKGAELCLLCHIDRKEEFTRKYVHKPVEEDCTNCHNAHATDAKYMLYGEGKELCYRCHKEKKKQIEEAVVQHTALKKESCTACHTPHSSNYPRQLKSPTKDLCFTCHTAMAEKIKNSKYLHGPVKQNDCYACHDPHGTNYAKILKKPFPAQFYMPYKTENYALCFDCHNKDIALNEFTTKLTDFRNGDRNLHFLHVNKDPKGRSCKACHEVHAGNQEKHIRKEVPFGKMWKLPINYTKTPTGGRCVVGCHKPKEYDRENPVVY from the coding sequence ATGAGATTACTCGCAGCGGCAGCCGCTTTGGTGCTCTTGTTGGCCGGGACGGGGCTCGCCCAGGAGGGGTGCGTCACCGACCAGTGTCACTCCAACATGGGCAAGGCGACCTACGTGCACGGCCCGGTGGGCGCCGGGCAGTGCGTGGTGTGCCACGAGGACGGCAACCCCGACCACCCCACCAAGTCGGGCCAGGACTTCAAGCTGGCCTTCGGCGGTGGAAAGGAGCTGTGCTACGCGTGCCACGACCGCAAGGACGCCAACCGCACGGTCCACAAGCCGGTGGCCACGGGGGACTGCGTGGCCTGCCACGACCCCCACCAGTCCGACGCGGAGCTCCAGCTCAAGAAACCCACCACCAGCGAGCTGTGCTTCAGCTGCCACGAGAACAACAAGACGAACAAGTCCTTCGTGCACGGGCCCGTGGCGGCCGGGGACTGTAACATCTGTCACAACCCCCACTCCTCCCCGTACCCCAACCTGACCGAGGAGAAGGGCGCGGAGCTGTGCCTGCTGTGCCACATCGACCGCAAGGAGGAGTTCACCCGCAAGTACGTGCACAAGCCGGTGGAGGAGGACTGCACCAACTGCCACAACGCCCACGCCACCGACGCCAAGTACATGCTCTACGGCGAGGGCAAGGAGCTGTGCTACCGCTGCCACAAGGAGAAGAAGAAGCAGATCGAGGAGGCGGTGGTCCAGCACACGGCGCTGAAGAAGGAGTCGTGCACGGCGTGCCACACCCCCCACTCGTCCAACTACCCGCGTCAGCTCAAGTCACCGACCAAGGACCTGTGCTTCACCTGCCACACCGCGATGGCCGAGAAGATCAAGAACTCCAAGTACCTCCACGGGCCGGTCAAGCAGAACGACTGCTACGCCTGCCACGATCCCCATGGCACCAACTACGCCAAGATCCTGAAGAAGCCGTTCCCGGCCCAGTTCTACATGCCGTACAAGACCGAGAACTACGCCCTGTGCTTCGACTGTCACAACAAGGACATCGCCCTGAACGAGTTCACCACCAAGCTCACGGACTTCCGCAACGGCGACCGGAACCTGCACTTCCTGCATGTAAACAAGGACCCCAAGGGCCGCAGCTGCAAGGCCTGCCACGAGGTCCACGCCGGCAACCAGGAGAAGCACATCCGCAAGGAGGTTCCGTTCGGCAAGATGTGGAAGCTGCCGATCAACTACACCAAGACCCCCACCGGAGGCCGGTGCGTGGTGGGCTGCCACAAGCCCAAGGAGTACGACCGGGAGAACCCGGTGGTGTACTGA
- the sdhB gene encoding succinate dehydrogenase iron-sulfur subunit, protein MSRTVRLRIRRQDGPDAPSRWEEFAVPHYPHMNVITCLQEIQRNPVDAQGKATTPVVWDCNCLEEVCGACTMVINGRARQACSALVDELPQPIVLEPLSKFPLIRDLMVDRTVMFENLKRIKGWVPIDGTYDLGPGPRLAEKRRQFGYRLSRCMTCGCCMEACPQVNRRTNFIGPAALAQALYFNISPIGRSLAEERLEAIMGDGGITECGNAQNCVKVCPKEVPLTTAIAKLNGDTTWYFLRNWFQR, encoded by the coding sequence ATGAGCCGCACGGTACGGCTTCGGATCCGACGCCAGGACGGCCCCGACGCGCCCTCCCGGTGGGAGGAGTTCGCGGTCCCCCACTACCCCCACATGAACGTGATCACCTGCCTGCAGGAGATCCAGCGCAACCCGGTGGACGCCCAGGGGAAGGCCACCACGCCGGTGGTGTGGGACTGCAACTGCCTCGAGGAGGTGTGCGGGGCGTGCACCATGGTGATCAACGGCCGGGCCCGCCAGGCCTGCTCGGCCCTGGTGGACGAGCTGCCCCAGCCCATCGTGCTGGAGCCCCTGTCCAAGTTCCCCCTGATCCGCGACCTGATGGTGGACCGCACGGTCATGTTCGAGAACCTCAAGCGGATCAAGGGCTGGGTGCCCATCGACGGGACCTACGATCTAGGCCCCGGGCCTCGGCTGGCCGAGAAGCGCCGGCAGTTCGGGTACCGCCTGAGCCGGTGCATGACCTGCGGGTGCTGCATGGAGGCGTGCCCCCAGGTGAACCGCCGCACCAACTTCATCGGCCCGGCCGCCCTGGCCCAGGCGCTGTACTTCAACATCTCCCCGATCGGGCGGTCGCTGGCCGAGGAGCGGCTCGAGGCGATCATGGGCGACGGCGGGATCACCGAGTGCGGCAACGCCCAGAACTGCGTCAAGGTGTGCCCCAAGGAGGTCCCGCTCACCACGGCGATCGCCAAGCTCAACGGCGACACCACCTGGTACTTCCTGCGCAACTGGTTCCAGCGCTGA
- the ccsB gene encoding c-type cytochrome biogenesis protein CcsB produces the protein MINDKLFGIAMILYLLATFGYVVYLVHRSKVTGWIGTGLALTGWLVNTAAIAVRWIESHQAGYGYIPLSNMYESMVFFSWSIMLIYLVFERIYGYRAIGAFVAPLGFLGIAVVSLNPSISAEIQPLVPALQSNWLTAHVVTCFFGYAAFAVGFAVSVMYLFRHRTETRLGKDAPGILPPAKVLDDLAYKSVAVGFPLLTLGILTGAAWANYAWGTYWSWDPKETWSLITWFVYAAYLHARFTAGWRGVRLAWLSVIGFGCVIFTYWGVNFVLSGLHSYAG, from the coding sequence ATGATCAACGACAAACTGTTCGGGATCGCGATGATCCTCTATCTGTTGGCCACGTTCGGGTACGTGGTCTACCTGGTCCACCGGTCCAAGGTGACCGGCTGGATCGGAACCGGGCTCGCCCTGACGGGGTGGCTCGTGAACACGGCCGCGATCGCGGTGCGGTGGATCGAGTCCCATCAGGCCGGATACGGGTACATCCCGCTGTCCAACATGTACGAGTCCATGGTGTTCTTCTCCTGGTCGATCATGCTGATCTACCTGGTGTTCGAGCGCATCTACGGGTACCGGGCGATCGGCGCGTTCGTGGCCCCCCTGGGCTTCCTGGGCATCGCGGTGGTCTCCCTGAACCCCTCCATCTCGGCCGAGATCCAACCCCTGGTGCCGGCCCTCCAGTCCAACTGGCTCACCGCCCACGTGGTCACCTGCTTCTTCGGCTACGCCGCGTTCGCGGTGGGGTTTGCCGTGTCCGTCATGTACCTGTTCCGCCACCGCACCGAGACCCGGCTGGGCAAGGACGCCCCGGGCATCCTCCCCCCGGCCAAGGTGCTGGACGACCTGGCCTACAAGTCGGTGGCCGTTGGGTTTCCGTTGCTGACCCTGGGGATTCTCACCGGGGCTGCGTGGGCCAACTACGCCTGGGGCACCTACTGGAGCTGGGATCCCAAGGAGACCTGGTCCCTGATCACCTGGTTCGTGTACGCGGCGTACCTGCACGCCCGGTTCACGGCGGGGTGGCGGGGCGTGCGACTGGCGTGGCTCTCGGTGATCGGTTTCGGGTGCGTGATCTTCACGTACTGGGGGGTGAATTTCGTGTTGTCGGGCCTTCATAGTTACGCGGGGTAA
- a CDS encoding FAD-dependent oxidoreductase — translation MERYWDCSLCRIEPKGEALRCRTCSGKLRGRERLLHEIALERRVRPKGAWLSLVAAGAGQMYQRRWATGVLFAALLPLAIGLVLAVWNGFSYGHLFLVGAAGFVLAVAWADARWGPTTPHPPCQDACPARVPIPDYLQLILDGDPDQGHALARTRLPLVGVIGRICPHPCETRCVRGIDGEPIAINGCKRFMADQVRARRPEAGPAKVVHLDGGALRVAVVGSGPAGLACAYFLSVLGASVTVYEADEVLGGRLATTIPDFRLPPYILDEELAELRGRGIAFRTGAPVGPGGKAVADLLRDHDGVFLAVGAARSVELTIPGAELCTDFQEVLRASKGRAAPRLGRRVVVVGGGNAAMDVCRTALRLGAEEVHLLYRRTRDEMPARPEEVDEALREGVRFHYLADPVEVRPGSEGLEVEVRTMELGPPDESGRPRPVPVEGRNWVLAADTVVPALGQTVDSPVFSDPALQGLRRQRDGRIRVDPRTQRTSLERVYAGGDAVAGPSTAVEAMAQGRRAALGMYADLAREALPVLRLRDRRLRHPFPGHRETPEARIREEMPKLAGRLRREGFREVELGFNPAAARREAGRCLQCHREL, via the coding sequence ATGGAACGATACTGGGATTGTAGCCTCTGCCGGATCGAGCCGAAGGGCGAGGCCCTGCGCTGCCGAACCTGCTCGGGAAAGCTCCGCGGCCGGGAACGGCTGCTCCACGAGATCGCCCTGGAGCGCCGAGTGCGCCCGAAGGGGGCGTGGCTGTCGCTCGTGGCGGCCGGCGCGGGCCAGATGTACCAGCGCCGCTGGGCCACCGGGGTGCTCTTCGCCGCCTTGCTCCCCTTGGCCATTGGGCTGGTCCTGGCGGTCTGGAACGGATTCTCCTACGGCCACCTGTTCCTCGTCGGGGCCGCCGGTTTCGTGCTCGCCGTGGCGTGGGCCGACGCCCGGTGGGGTCCCACCACCCCCCATCCCCCGTGCCAGGACGCGTGCCCGGCCCGGGTCCCGATCCCCGACTATCTCCAACTCATCCTCGACGGCGATCCCGACCAGGGCCACGCCCTGGCCCGGACCCGGCTGCCCCTGGTGGGGGTGATCGGCCGCATCTGCCCCCACCCGTGCGAGACCCGGTGCGTGCGGGGGATCGACGGCGAGCCCATCGCCATCAACGGGTGCAAGCGGTTCATGGCCGACCAGGTGCGGGCCCGCCGCCCGGAGGCCGGCCCGGCCAAGGTCGTCCACCTGGACGGGGGGGCCCTGCGGGTGGCCGTGGTGGGCTCGGGCCCGGCAGGGCTGGCGTGCGCCTACTTCCTGAGCGTGCTGGGCGCCTCGGTCACGGTCTACGAGGCCGACGAGGTCCTGGGGGGCCGGCTCGCCACCACCATCCCCGACTTCCGCCTGCCGCCGTACATCCTGGACGAGGAGCTGGCCGAGCTGCGGGGCCGGGGCATCGCGTTCCGGACCGGGGCCCCCGTGGGGCCGGGCGGGAAGGCGGTGGCGGACCTCCTCCGCGACCACGACGGGGTGTTCCTGGCCGTGGGAGCGGCCCGTTCGGTCGAGCTGACGATCCCGGGCGCGGAGCTCTGCACCGACTTCCAGGAGGTGCTGAGGGCGAGCAAGGGCCGGGCGGCGCCCCGCCTGGGCCGGCGGGTGGTGGTGGTGGGCGGGGGCAACGCGGCCATGGACGTGTGCCGCACGGCCCTTCGCCTGGGCGCCGAGGAGGTGCACCTGCTCTACCGCCGCACCCGGGACGAGATGCCGGCCCGACCCGAGGAGGTGGACGAGGCCCTGCGGGAGGGGGTCCGGTTCCACTACCTGGCCGACCCGGTGGAGGTGAGGCCTGGAAGCGAGGGATTGGAGGTGGAGGTCCGCACCATGGAGCTGGGGCCGCCGGACGAGTCGGGCCGCCCCCGGCCGGTGCCGGTGGAGGGCCGGAACTGGGTGCTCGCCGCGGACACCGTGGTGCCCGCCCTGGGGCAGACGGTGGACTCGCCGGTGTTCTCGGACCCGGCGCTCCAGGGGCTGCGCCGACAGCGGGACGGCCGCATCCGGGTGGACCCGCGAACCCAGCGCACCAGCCTGGAACGGGTGTACGCCGGCGGCGACGCCGTGGCCGGGCCGTCCACCGCGGTGGAGGCCATGGCCCAGGGCCGGCGGGCCGCGCTGGGCATGTACGCCGACCTGGCCCGGGAGGCCCTTCCGGTCCTGCGCCTGAGGGACCGCAGACTTCGGCACCCGTTCCCCGGCCACCGGGAGACGCCCGAGGCGCGGATCCGCGAGGAGATGCCCAAGCTGGCGGGCCGGCTTCGCCGGGAGGGGTTCCGGGAGGTGGAGCTCGGGTTCAACCCGGCCGCAGCCCGGCGCGAGGCCGGCCGGTGCCTGCAGTGCCATCGGGAGCTGTGA